Part of the Phragmites australis chromosome 23, lpPhrAust1.1, whole genome shotgun sequence genome is shown below.
aagggaagTAAGTAAAGAACCGGAGATTAGCGAGGGTTTCCGGTGCTTACACGGCGGGGACGTCGTCGCCAGCCTGGTCGCAGACGAGGAGCGTGGCCGCCCCGACCTTCAGCTCCGCGCAGAGCAGCGCCGGCTGCTCGCCCTCACCCTTGCGCTTCGGGTGTGTGGAGCgggccacctcctccgccgcaaATGCCGCCTTGTAGaacgccaccgcctcctctgcTCGCCCCGCCGGCACCGTCACCTGCACCTTCAGCCCTGTgaacaccgccgccgccgtcgccgccggaaCTGCCGCGGGTACCTCCGATCCGTTGGTCGCCACCTCCGCCATTGCTCAGGGAGAAAACTAACGCTCAACTTTTACTCTGTTTTGCtgctctttctctttcttgggAGCACAGCACAGCAGAGTAGGGGCAGCGGAAGGACGGGTTGGTGTTACTTATAGGAAATGGTCTTAAACAAGTTTGTTTTCTCCCCCCTTTACCCTCAACGTGGGTATCAATTTCATTTCCTCCCACGAAGAGAACTACCAGCGTCACTGAGTACCTGGCCCACGATGTTGATGTTGAATTGGACCCACAAGATAGTGAATTGTAATTGTGCGATTTGTCGCTTTTTTTGTCTCGAGATTTGGAATTATGGTGTCTGCTTGGTTTGTTTTCGATAAGTTATTCTTTCTTATTTGGGATGTGTTTGGTTAAAAGAATTTTTTAATTGGAAGATggtcatctatttttttttaaatatttgattGAAAGatcttctaaaaaaatatttttctcggACGATGGATGCCTATTCATCCAAAATATTAGACTTAGTTATTTATTTTCTAGATAAATTTTATCTCTACTAATGTTGTATATTTTAGTTGATTAtattgaatttatttttttgttagtatattttaaataatattatcttcTAAATCGTATACAATTTATGATCCTATTGTATCATTGTATTAATTGTAATTAAATCACTAAAAATAAGATCTCGtatgattatattttaataaaaaataaaatatataataaacgGGTCATACAAAATTTTAGTTAATCCCATCTAAATTCTATCTGTctaatcaaacaaaaaattaaatcgCTCCATCCATACTaccaataaaaaattaaatcgcTCCAtccaataaaatataaataataatacCCCATCCATCCTTATCCTCCATCCAAACGCGTCAAATAAGTCTCAAATTATTTTTCGGTTTCGTAGCCTTATTTGCCTTCACGTAGATAAGCTTGAAATAATTGTTTCGTTCCATTAAGGACGCGTTTGGTAGCCTTGCCGCTGCCTGCTTTGCTTAGCACAACAAGAAATCACACATTCGGATCCCTTGCCCGTTGCCTTGGAGCCTGCGCTTGTGTCGCCAGCCTGAGAGAGCCAAATCCGCTCTCCGCTGACAAGGCTAGTCTTACTGAGCGAAACGAGCGCGTGAGCCAACCGAACGAGCACTAAGCTTATATACTTTCTTTTGGATAAGCACTAATTTATTACTAGTTCTCTAAGTGCTCAATTTCGACAAGGCATAGTGTATTTTCCTcttcaattgaaaaaaaaaattggaattgATTGTGTTTTAGTGTGTTTTGTTTAATTTGTTTATTTTCACTTTGTCGAACTTGATTTTAAAAGCTTGAAAATAATGGGATTGTAATATACTTTGTCAATATAGAGATCGCATATCTATTTGATAAGCTTGGGATTAACAAGATAATTATACCTAGTATTTCGCAAACTTATCTGGCTTTTTCCTCTTGAAACATCAAGATATTGTTTagaaggggtgaataggtattctgaaaattaaaacttcataACAGATTAAATAGAATCCGGAACCTTCGGGTTCAATCCGAAACTTCCAGTTGCCAAGGGTTAGTCCCTGATAATGTATCCGGAATATGCCGGACGATAAGTGTGTGATCAACGTTTCATGTGGCTGTTGATGGATATATGTGTGTGTCGAAGCACTCAAGAACACCAatatttatctaggttcagacctTCTTTAAGATAATAGCCAtatgtcatgtgtattttttatAAGTTGGATGAACTTATCCAGAGTGTCCCCCTCTTGCAAGTAGaccatatcaaatacaatgGTTGCCCTATACCTGATAAAACAACTACTCCTAGGTTGTCATTATGGGGGATGGGCACACCTGACCTGTCCTGGTCGTCCTGCACGCCCCGTCCCTTTCACCTAACATCATCATGCCCGCTGCACGCTCGGCtgctacgggacgggtcacACAGTCTCTGTGTCATCCCATGACTTCGCCTGTCAAAAGGGTACCTAGAGAAGGAAAATGTAGCAGATTAAACAGAATCCAAAACCTCTGGGTTAAATCTAGAACTTTCAGCCTTACCCGGAAGTTCCAGGCTCAACCCAGATATTCCGGTCACATATCTCGAAACTGTACTCAAACTACACTTATGCAATTCTACTTAAATCTAAGTGTTACCACAGATCACCAATGATGTA
Proteins encoded:
- the LOC133905778 gene encoding uncharacterized protein At5g48480, coding for MAEVATNGSEVPAAVPAATAAAVFTGLKVQVTVPAGRAEEAVAFYKAAFAAEEVARSTHPKRKGEGEQPALLCAELKVGAATLLVCDQAGDDVPAVGKEGAVASGLVLRLETDDVNGAAAQAAAAGAALLGEVTEDCCGLGATLVDTFGVTWVLAPATSAKKCA